One Cheilinus undulatus linkage group 22, ASM1832078v1, whole genome shotgun sequence DNA window includes the following coding sequences:
- the LOC121504696 gene encoding 4F2 cell-surface antigen heavy chain-like: protein MSKDTEIDMKEVELNELDPEKQPMTGDGQAAAGEKNGSVKLKVPEDEVTFTGLSKDELMRVAGTPGWVRTRWVLLVLFWLGWVGMLAGAIVIIVQAPRCKPIPEMNWWNNGPLYQISDVEAFSEGLAGIEAKLDEINQLKVKGLVLGPFHTVQENQPDTLNLEEIEPQHGGEADLKAVLEKAHKKGISVVLDLTPNYKGAASWFSTTNAETEVIEKVKAAAEYWLGLGVDGIKMSDLAVATKSADWNMLQAAIQGNRTDDTKKKALMGVVKDLTAAEVSVLVNTTGVDLVLTDLLSKNGGKERIQAMDTLNSQQRSVGWGLGAAQKDQISKATGLIHLYQLLLFTMPGTPVFTYGDEIGLSAAGAESPKMVWGLEKKPAEGAAVNETAEAEREKRLAIKKWFKSLSELRGKERSLLHGDYYSLYSSNSSIAFLRLWDQSERYITGANWGATPEKLTLTPQEGVELPETAEVKMSTDENFKADSSVSLNDITLQPGQAILLKFPYSG, encoded by the exons ATGAGTAAGGACACGGAGATAGACATGAAGGAAGTGGAGCTTAATGAGCTGGACCCAGAGAAGCAGCCCATGACAGGCGATGGCCAGGCCGCAGCCGGAGAGAAAAACGGCAGTGTCAAACTAAAGGTTCCCGAGGATGAGGTTACATTCACTGGCCTGTCCAAAGATGAGCTGATGAGGGTCGCTGGCACTCCAGG aTGGGTGCGAACCCGCTGGGTGCTTCTTGTCCTGTTTTGGCTCGGCTGGGTTGGCATGTTGGCCGGAGCCATCGTGATCATCGTCCAGGCCCCTCGCTGTAAACCCATCCCTGAGATGAACTGGTGGAACAATGGACCTCTGTACCAGATCTCTGATGTTGAAGCTTTCTCTGAGGGACTTGCAG GCATTGAAGCAAAGTTGGACGAAATAAACCAGTTGAAGGTTAAAGGCCTTGTTCTCGGACCTTTCCACACTGTCCAGGAAAACCAGCCAGACACCTTGAATCTTGAAGAGATTGAGCCACAACACGGAGGAGAGGCTGACCTGAAAGCTGTGTTGGAGAAAGCCCACAAGAAGG GTATTTCTGTGGTGCTTGATCTGACTCCTAATTACAAGGGAGCTGCTTCCTGGTTCAGCACTACTAATGCTGAGACTGAAGTGATTGAGAAAGTCAAG GCTGCTGCAGAGTACTGGCTTGGTCTGGGCGTTGATGGCATCAAGATGTCTGACCTAGCTGTGGCAACAAAGTCTGCTGATTGGAATATGCTCCAGGCTGCCATCCAGGGCAACCGCACTGATGACACCAAGAAAAA GGCTCTCATGGGTGTGGTTAAAGATCTTACGGCTGCAGAGGTGTCTGTGCTTGTCAACACCACTGGTGTAGATCTTGTCCTGACCGACCTGCTGAGCAAAAACGGAG GTAAGGAGCGCATCCAGGCCATGGACACCCTCAACTCTCAGCAGAGAAGCGTGGGCTGGGGTCTCGGTGCTGCCCAAAAGGATCAGATCTCAAAAGCTACAGGTCTGATCCATCTTTACCAGCTCTTGTTGTTCACCATGCCTGGAACTCCAGTGTTTACCTACGGCGATGAGATCGGCCTGTCTGCAGCG GGTGCAGAGTCTCCTAAGATGGTTTGGGGCCTAGAGAAGAAACCCGCTGAAGGTGCTGCTGTTAATGAGACTGCTGAG GCTGAGCGTGAGAAGCGACTCGCCATAAAGAAATGGTTCAAATCTCTTAGCGAGCTACGAGGCAAAGAGCGCTCTCTCCTCCATGGTGACTACTACAGTCTCTACTCCTCCAATTCCTCCATTGCTTTCCTGCGTCTGTGGGACCAGAGCGAAAGATACATAACAGGTGCTAACTGGGGAGCGACACCTGAGaagctcacactcacacctcaAG AAGGAGTGGAGTTACCAGAAACAGCCGAGGTGAAGATGTCAACTGATGAAAACTTTAAGGCGGACTCCAGTGTGAGCCTAAACGACATCACTCTACAGCCTGGACAAGCCATCCTGCTGAAGTTTCCTTATTCAGGCTAA